Below is a genomic region from Bradyrhizobium sp. 1(2017).
GATGCGGGTGTGAGGGAATTTTTCTCCTCTCGTCATGGCCGGGCTTGACCCGGCCATCCATCAAACCAGATGACCTATTGGGTGTACATCCTCGCCAGCAAGCCCGGTGGAACCATCTATGTCGGCGTCACCAACAATCTAATCAGACGCGTCTACGAGCATCGCGAAGGTCTGGCGGACGGTTTCACCAAACGCTACGGCGTGAAGACCCTCGTCTATTTCGAGGCGCATGACACGATCGCCGCGGCCCTTCAGCGCGAGAAGAACATGAAGCACTGGTCACGCGAGTGGAAGATCGACCTGATTGTGAAGAGCAATCCCGCGTGGCGGGACCTATATGATGAAATTGTCCGCTGATGCGGACGATGGATTGCCGGGTCAAGCCCGGCAATGACGAGTTGATATGACCCCCTCCCGCATTCATCGCCTGACGCTGACGCATTTTCGCAATTACCGGGCGGCGGGGCTCGAGACGACGGCTGACATGGTGGCGCTGGTCGGGCCGAACGGGGCGGGCAAGACCAATTGCATCGAGGCGATCTCGTTCCTGTCGCCGGGGCGGGGCTTGCGCCGCGCGACGCTGGAAGACGTCGCCGA
It encodes:
- a CDS encoding GIY-YIG nuclease family protein codes for the protein MTYWVYILASKPGGTIYVGVTNNLIRRVYEHREGLADGFTKRYGVKTLVYFEAHDTIAAALQREKNMKHWSREWKIDLIVKSNPAWRDLYDEIVR